The sequence below is a genomic window from Silvanigrella paludirubra.
ATGTGGCATCTTTTCTTATATTATCCGTGTCATGAGTGCACATTAATGCCCAATCATCTGAATTTTTATTTTTCCATTTATTTATCATATTTTCTAGGGGAAAATCAGCTGCGATATCTCCAGAGACAACAATAGCATCTTTGCCAATATTGTCATTTTCATTTTTTGTTATTTCATGGTAAATACGAGCAATACCGCCACCTGTTTCTAAAATATCTTCTTCATGCCAAAAAATAATTTGGTTTGGATCGTATCCAAAATACTTAGCAGCTTCAATTATTTCTTGTTGCACTTCTTTTGCTAAATAATGAGTATTACAATGAACTTTTTTAAATCCAGCTTTTAAAAATATTTCAATACTTAAAAAAGCAACTGGTTTATTAATTATTGGACAAACAACTTTTGGAATAAAATTTGTTAAAGGTTTGAGTCTTGTGCCAAATCCAGCGCATAATACTATTGGTATAAAACTATCGAGATCGTTTTTATCTAACATTTAATTTCCAAATTAAAAATAATTTTTTATTTTTTCTTCTAATTTAATAGATAATTCACCTTTATATAAATTATTAATTAAACTATATAATTGAGGCATCATAATTTTTAAATCTGTTTCTTCATGAATTTGAGCTTCTGGAGAAGATAATATTTCAAGCGTATGTTTTACATATTTTAAATAGTTTGGTTTTCCTTTTTTAGTTGCAAGATAACCAAAACTTCCAATTGCTTTTATATTACGTTGAAGTCCCATAAGAAGTAATTCTAAATTAAAACTTGTTCTTGAAATTGGCTTTAAATTATTTAATTCTCTTTCATTATTCATATTATCTAAATAATATGAAAAAAGATTTTTTCTAGTTTCCCAAGTTATATTAACATAACTATCACGGACTAAACTAACAACATCGTATGAATGTGGGCCCATACGAGCATCTTGAAAATCTATCCAATATATTTTTTCATTTTTTAGCATAATATTTCTTACGTGATAGTCCCTATGACACAAAACTCGTTCACATGCATCTAGTTTTTTTGCAAGTAAATTTAAATCGTCATATAGTCCTTTATAATCAGGATTATCTTCTGTGACATTTAAATTCATAAATCCATTTAAAAAATGAGTTACAAAAAAATTAAGTTCAAAAAATAATTTTTCAAAATCAAAAAAACGATTTATTGCAGGATGGTCAATCTTTCTTTTAGGATATTGAGCTTTAATAAGGAGTAACAATGATTCTTTATAATAGTTAATTGACTTTAGACATTTTGGATTATTTATATCTAATATAGGTTCTATTAAAGTAGAATTTAAAAATGTATCCCCAAGATCTTCAGTCCAAATGCAAGCATTTGTTTCATCAATTTCAATTATTTTTGGAATAGGAAGTTCCATTTGAGAAAGTGCTGTATGCATTCCAATCCAACTTATTGGGTCGCCTCCATACCCTCCTTCCCATTTTGGAAATTGCATGCATATGGCACCAATGGGATCATTTATTAATCTAAAAAACTTTCTATCACTTGCATCCCCAGCAATTAATACCAAAACTGGTTCTTTTTCTGTTATGGATTGCTCGGAATTTAATATTTTAAAGTCTTGTATTCTAAGCATAAGTTGTTCCGATTCCAATTGAATAGAAAGAATTCCTGTCATTTTGTTTCCTTAAACAAGAACTGAGATGTATACAAAAGAAGCCATTTGCTTTAGCAAGTGATCTCTATAGATAATTGTGGTATATATGCATGTATTTCGTC
It includes:
- a CDS encoding aminoglycoside phosphotransferase family protein translates to MTGILSIQLESEQLMLRIQDFKILNSEQSITEKEPVLVLIAGDASDRKFFRLINDPIGAICMQFPKWEGGYGGDPISWIGMHTALSQMELPIPKIIEIDETNACIWTEDLGDTFLNSTLIEPILDINNPKCLKSINYYKESLLLLIKAQYPKRKIDHPAINRFFDFEKLFFELNFFVTHFLNGFMNLNVTEDNPDYKGLYDDLNLLAKKLDACERVLCHRDYHVRNIMLKNEKIYWIDFQDARMGPHSYDVVSLVRDSYVNITWETRKNLFSYYLDNMNNERELNNLKPISRTSFNLELLLMGLQRNIKAIGSFGYLATKKGKPNYLKYVKHTLEILSSPEAQIHEETDLKIMMPQLYSLINNLYKGELSIKLEEKIKNYF